One genomic region from Pempheris klunzingeri isolate RE-2024b chromosome 4, fPemKlu1.hap1, whole genome shotgun sequence encodes:
- the LOC139199552 gene encoding extracellular calcium-sensing receptor-like has product MHKPGDVILGGLFEVHYTSVFPELTFTSEPNQLSCQGFDPPGFRHAMTMAFAIDEINKNSNLLPNVTLGYSLYDNCATLVIGFSAALSLVSGREEQFLLQENCLGTPPVLGIVGDSFSTFSIATSDVIGLFKLPIVSYFATCSCLSDRQRFPSFFRTIPSDAFQVRAMIQILKRFGWTWAGLLVSDDDYGLHVARSFQSDFTQSGGGCLAYSEILPWGDNPAELMRIVGVMKTSTARVVIVFAHQIHMIKLMEEVRQFWEYTFQCRFAPPPAGWVQTGRPLCTGDEDLEDVVTEFLDVSNLRPEYNIYKAVYALAFALDDMLRCEPGRGPFSGHSCTNLQTLEPWQLMYYLEKVNFTTPFGDQVSFDENGDALPIYDIMNWLWLPDGRTKVQNVGEVKRSAFKGEELTLHEDKIFWNFESKKPPRSMCSESCPPGTRMARKKGEPECCFDCVPCSEGKFSNETGSIQCTSCPEDFWSSPQRDHCLPKKTEFLSYHEPLGICLTTASLLGTSMCAVVLGIFIYHRSTPMVRANNSELSFLLLVSLKLCFLCSLLFIGRPRLWTCQLRHAAFGISFVLCVSCILVKTVVVLAVFKSSKPGGGASLKWFGAMQQRGTVLALTSIQAAICAAWIVSASPAPHKNTQYHNDKIVYECVVGSKVGFAVLLGYIGLLAILSFLLAFLARNLPDNFNEAKLITFSMLIFCAVWVAFVPAYVNSPGKYADAVEVFAILASSFGLLVALFGPKCYIILLRPERNTKKAIMGRVTTKT; this is encoded by the exons ATGCACAAGCCTGGCGATGTGATTCTGGGTGGGCTGTTTGAAGTCCACTACACCTCTGTCTTCCCTGAGCTGACTTTCACCTCAGAGCCAAATCAGCTCAGCTGCCAAGG CTTTGACCCTCCAGGGTTCCGGCATGCCATGACCATGGCCTTTGCCATTGATGAGATAAACAAGAACTCCAATCTGCTACCAAATGTGACTCTGGGATACAGTCTTTATGACAACTGTGCCACACTTGTAATTggatttagtgctgctttgTCACTGGTCAGTGGTCGAGAGGAGCAGTTTTTGCTTCAGGAGAACTGTTTGGGGACTCCTCCAGTCCTGGGGATTGTGGGTGATtccttttcaacattttctatcGCCACATCTGATGTGATAGGTTTATTCAAATTGCCCATT GTGAGTTACTTTGCCACATGTTCCTGCCTGAGTGATCGCCAAAGGTTTCCATCCTTCTTTAGAACGATCCCAAGTGACGCTTTCCAG GTGCGTGCTATGATTCAGATACTAAAACGCTTCGGCTGGACTTGGGCAGGTCTGCTGGTCAGTGATGATGACTACGGACTTCATGTTGCCCGATCGTTCCAATCTGACTTCACTCAGTCTGGTGGAGGTTGTTTAGCCTACTCAGAGATTTTACCCTGGGGCGACAACCCAGCTGAACTAATGAGGATTGTGGGTGTGATGAAGACATCAACAGCTCGTGTGGTCATTGTGTTTGCACATCAGATCCACATGATTAAACTAATGGAAGAG gTGAGGCAGTTTTGGGAATATACATTTCAGTGTAGATTTGCACCACCTCCAGCAGGCTGGGTACAAACTGGGAGACCACTATGCACAGGAGATGAAGATCTGGAGGATGTGGTGACTGAGTTTTTGGATGTTTCCAACCTCAGGCCTGAATACAATATTTACAAGGCTGTGTATGCTCTGGCATTTGCCCTTGACGACATGTTGCGGTGCGAGCCAGGAAGAGGGCCTTTCAGTGGGCACAGCTGTACCAATTTGCAAACACTGGAGCCATGGCAG CTCATGTATTACTTGGAAAAGGTCAACTTCACCACACCATTTGGTGATCAAGTGTCATTTGATGAGAATGGTGATGCTTTACCAATATATGATATCATGAACTGGCTGTGGCTCCCTGATGGAAGAACTAAAGTTCAGAATGTGGGTGAGGTTAAGAGGTCGGCCTTCAAAGGTGAAGAACTCACACTTCATGAAGACAAAATCTTCTGGAACTTTGAATCAAAAAAG CCACCCCGGTCAATGTGCAGTGAGAGCTGTCCTCCAGGTACCCGCATGGCCAGAAAGAAAGGGGAGCCTGAGTGCTGTTTCGACTGTGTCCCTTGTTCCGAGGGAAAGTTCAGCAATGAAACAG GGTCCATCCAGTGCACCAGTTGTCCAGAGGATTTCTGGTCCAGCCCCCAGCGTGACCACTGTCTTCCTAAGAAAACAGAGTTCCTCTCCTACCATGAGCCTTTAGGTATCTGCCTGACAACCGCCTCATTGCTGGGCACATCTATGTGTGCTGTTGTCTTGGGGATTTTCATCTATCATCGCAGCACACCCATGGTACGAGCAAACAATTCAGAACTGAGTTTCTTGCTCTTGGTGTCACTTAAACTCTGTTTCCTGTGTTCACTGCTGTTCATTGGCCGCCCCAGACTTTGGACTTGCCAGCTGAGACATGCAGCTTTCGGGATCAGTTTTGTGCTTTGTGTCTCATGCATCCTGGTGAAAACCGTGGTGGTTCTGGCTGTGTTCAAGTCCTCCAAGCCAGGAGGTGGAGCCAGTCTCAAGTGGTTTGGTGCtatgcagcagagaggaacagtTTTAGCTCTTACGTCAATCCAAGCAGCAATTTGCGCTGCTTGGATTGTTTCTGCCTCACCAGCTCCTCATAAAAACACTCAGTACCACAATGACAAGATAGTTTATGAGTGTGTTGTTGGATCCAAAGTTGGTTTTGCAGTGTTACTGGGCTACATTGGCTTACTGGCTATCCTCAGCTTCCTGCTGGCTTTTCTGGCAAGGAATCTTCCAGACAATTTTAATGAGGCCAAACTCATCACTTTCAGCATGCTGATCTTCTGTGCTGTGTGGGTGGCATTTGTCCCTGCTTATGTTAATTCCCCAGGTAAATATGCAGATGCAGTGGAGGTATTTGCCATCCTGGCCTCCAGTTTTGGCCTCTTGGTAGCACTGTTTGGACCCAAATGTTACATAATCCTGCTGAgaccagagagaaacacaaagaaagcgaTCATGGGTCGAGTCAcaactaaaacataa
- the LOC139200139 gene encoding extracellular calcium-sensing receptor-like produces the protein MLTLFITLSNAKNSELSFLLLLSLKLCFLCSLLFINHPRLWTCQLRHAAFRISFVLCVSCILVKTMVVVASKPGGGASLKWFGVLQQRGTVLALTFIQAAVWTAWLVSSSPAPHENTHDKIVYECVVGSTISFAVSLGNIGLLAILGFLLAFLARNLPDNFNEAKLISMLILYAVWVAFVPAYVSSPGKYAAAVEVFAILAIN, from the coding sequence ATGTTAACACTTTTTATCACATTATCAAATGCTAAAAATTCAGAACTGAGTTTCTTGCTCTTGCTATCACTTAAATTATGTTTCCTGTGTTCACTGCTGTTTATCAACCATCCCAGACTTTGGACATGCCAGCTGAGACATGCAGCATTCAGGATcagctttgtgctttgtgtctcATGCATCCTGGTAAAAACCATGGTTGTTGTGGCCTCCAAGCCAGGAGGTGGAGCCAGTCTCAAGTGGTTTGGTGTtttgcagcagagaggaacagtTCTGGCTCTCACTTTCATTCAGGCAGCAGTTTGGACTGCTTGGCTTGTCTCTTCCTCACCAGCTCCTCATGAAAACACTCATGACAAGATAGTTTATGAGTGTGTTGTTGGATCCACAATTAGTTTTGCAGTGTCACTGGGCAACATTGGCTTACTGGCTATCCTCGGCTTCCTGCTGGCATTTCTGGCAAGGAATCTTCCAGACAACTTCAATGAGGCCAAACTCATCAGCATGCTAATCCTGTATGCTGTGTGGGTGGCCTTTGTCCCTGCTTATGTCAGCTCACCAGGTAAATATGCAGCTGCAGTGGAGGTATTTGCCATCTTGGCCATCAACTGA